A region from the Vanessa tameamea isolate UH-Manoa-2023 chromosome 3, ilVanTame1 primary haplotype, whole genome shotgun sequence genome encodes:
- the LOC113397354 gene encoding succinate dehydrogenase assembly factor 2-B, mitochondrial-like, with the protein MLRGRSVVNAIRKLQAITLSSDTTQHVDTTYMEIPVYDVDKPQTLEKRKARLHYQSRKRGMLENDLLLSTFAKKHLDGFNENQTMMYDRLINSPSNDWDIFYWIIEKKPTPKEFDNEVMDLLKKHAKNENRHALSQPPLY; encoded by the exons ATGCTGCGCGGTCGATCA GTTGTCAACGCTATTCGTAAATTACAAGCTATTACACTTTCTAGCGATACTACACAACATGTAGACACGACTTACATGGAAATTCCAGTTTATGATGTAGACAAACCACAAACATTAGAAAAGAGGAAGGCCAG ACTTCATTACCAGTCACGCAAGAGAGGAATGCTGGAGAATGATCTTCTTCTAAGTACTTTTGCTAAAAAACATTTGGATGGTTTTAATGAGAACCAAACAATGATGTATGATCGTCTCATCAATTCTCCCAGCAATGATTGGGACATATTTTACTGGATTATTGAAAAGAAGCCAACACCAAAAGAGTTTGACAATGAAGTCATGGATCTTCTAAAGAAACATGCAAAGAACGAAAACAGACATGCTCTATCACAACCACCtctatattaa